A single genomic interval of Acetonema longum DSM 6540 harbors:
- a CDS encoding CsgG/HfaB family protein: MDRRRARAALFILFFIAILFISISVPVAQAADQKPIGILEFEAAPQVQNTGLTKRITGLLTESLITNRSYQVIGPERTAAILAEQNISVSGFFEGSMTQDVKQIHGLDYLVTGKIIRAESQDVELDGFRQKRVKVVLAMRLINARSGEIIFAQTAVGETRKTFLADTDSWKLADPQSGYQEALQQALAQLTDKIQALNPLSGLVIEVHPEDNSVVIDLGSEQGASVGQQYLIYQEGTVVVHPVNRQGLGKKTKSLAVIKIFQVQNQHSTGQVVSGKWEDIKPLQPVSKL; encoded by the coding sequence ATGGATCGACGCCGCGCCCGCGCTGCTCTATTTATCTTATTCTTTATCGCAATTTTATTCATATCTATATCTGTCCCGGTTGCCCAGGCCGCCGACCAAAAGCCCATTGGCATACTGGAGTTTGAAGCGGCGCCTCAGGTCCAAAACACCGGCCTGACGAAACGAATCACCGGCCTCCTGACCGAATCCCTGATTACCAACCGGTCCTATCAGGTGATCGGTCCTGAACGGACAGCCGCCATACTGGCCGAGCAAAACATCTCTGTCAGCGGCTTTTTTGAAGGCAGCATGACGCAGGATGTAAAGCAGATACATGGATTGGACTATCTGGTCACCGGTAAAATCATCCGGGCAGAGAGTCAGGATGTGGAACTGGACGGATTTCGGCAAAAGCGTGTCAAAGTGGTCTTGGCCATGCGGCTGATCAATGCAAGAAGCGGCGAAATCATCTTTGCCCAGACCGCGGTGGGTGAAACCAGGAAAACCTTTCTGGCCGACACCGACAGTTGGAAATTGGCTGATCCTCAGTCCGGCTATCAGGAAGCCCTGCAACAGGCACTCGCCCAACTGACGGACAAAATCCAGGCCTTGAATCCTCTCTCCGGCTTGGTCATTGAGGTACATCCTGAGGACAACAGTGTTGTGATTGACCTGGGGTCCGAACAGGGCGCCAGTGTGGGGCAGCAATACTTGATTTATCAGGAAGGCACCGTGGTGGTTCACCCTGTCAACCGGCAGGGACTGGGCAAAAAGACAAAAAGTCTGGCCGTCATTAAAATCTTTCAGGTACAAAATCAACATTCGACCGGACAAGTTGTCTCAGGAAAGTGGGAAGATATTAAACCGCTGCAGCCGGTCAGCAAATTATAG
- a CDS encoding LPP20 family lipoprotein: protein MSRKAWICLVLSLLLLVLPLVTYANNAQFLYNNNDPYASQPVADGNGLVNWETDSVEAIGFGVPPANAFSSAQARNMARRAAIADAQRNLLESVQGVQVDSETTVENLAVSSDVINTRMSGMLKGYKIVNEQQMPDGSYQVVISVRMYGQNSLANAISGQRQPQRPFPPAVQPYPQQQPNQPHQGYQPTQPAVRQYTGLVIDARRLGLERTMTPMIYDETGKVIYGNMYVDQNYVVQNGLVDYAASPGAIELIGMGQSRAGADYIEVKAIKLRDRNRNIVISAADGDRILNANGPTGFLLKCNVVIKH from the coding sequence ATGTCCCGAAAAGCATGGATATGTCTGGTACTCAGTTTGTTGCTTCTGGTTCTTCCTCTGGTAACCTACGCCAATAACGCTCAGTTCCTGTACAACAACAATGATCCCTATGCCAGCCAGCCTGTGGCTGACGGCAACGGCCTTGTCAACTGGGAAACCGATTCGGTGGAAGCAATAGGGTTCGGCGTTCCTCCGGCCAACGCTTTCAGTTCGGCTCAGGCCCGGAACATGGCTCGCCGTGCTGCCATCGCCGACGCTCAGAGAAATCTGCTGGAATCCGTCCAGGGAGTGCAGGTGGACTCGGAAACGACGGTGGAGAACCTGGCTGTCTCCAGCGACGTTATCAATACCAGGATGTCCGGCATGCTCAAGGGCTACAAAATTGTCAATGAACAGCAAATGCCGGATGGTTCCTATCAAGTTGTCATCTCCGTCAGAATGTATGGTCAGAACAGTCTGGCCAACGCCATTTCCGGTCAAAGACAGCCCCAGCGGCCTTTCCCTCCGGCAGTTCAACCCTATCCGCAGCAGCAACCCAATCAGCCGCATCAGGGATATCAACCGACTCAGCCGGCCGTTCGTCAATACACAGGCCTGGTAATTGACGCCAGAAGACTGGGCCTGGAACGGACCATGACGCCCATGATTTATGACGAAACCGGCAAGGTCATCTACGGTAACATGTATGTAGACCAAAATTATGTGGTGCAAAACGGCCTGGTGGATTATGCCGCTTCTCCCGGCGCCATTGAACTGATCGGCATGGGCCAGTCCCGGGCCGGCGCCGACTATATTGAGGTCAAGGCCATCAAGCTCCGGGACCGCAACCGCAACATCGTCATCAGCGCCGCTGACGGCGACAGGATTCTCAACGCCAACGGCCCCACCGGTTTTTTGCTGAAGTGCAACGTTGTTATCAAGCACTAA
- a CDS encoding glucosyl-3-phosphoglycerate synthase has protein sequence MDQLNWPLQSSISAPVTVTSFDDLSAFESAPHDILVMTDGWRPGSKAAILRGGMNAKAVLDVLARSDVAALKIFHIEEKIPQLEDIFVGTIVPEANRLFDQVNIFWRHDQSIYDLIESIAGEYDMLLFGAPLAKSEVLPFYRRIKDIYPGSVTIVRSAATDDEEFDAGDPIFKWVRERTYDAHDFSFPSALRNYKRKLGKKVSVILPALNEEKTVGKVIETALEVKSSGIIDEVILIDSDSTDDTAAIGKSYGIPVYSHSQICSDLGTYRGKGEAMFKSAFVTDADILAWVDTDIENIVPSFFYGLLGPILTYPQIEFVKGYFARPVRVESSGIELGGGRVTEIFARPYINLYLPELSGYIQPLAGTVAIYRHLLEKMYLPTNYGIEIAMLAQAVKQVGLWATCQVNLGEVIHKSKDVIGLSEMAFQILQVLHDMNMSQKGGAGKPCQPMLRRVFSTRGHFEISIKRFNIFWRQFK, from the coding sequence ATGGATCAGCTAAACTGGCCGCTGCAAAGTTCAATCTCTGCACCGGTTACAGTCACTTCCTTCGATGATTTGTCAGCATTTGAATCGGCGCCCCATGACATTTTAGTAATGACCGACGGCTGGCGGCCCGGATCCAAGGCGGCCATCCTGCGCGGCGGCATGAACGCCAAGGCTGTTCTGGACGTCCTGGCCCGTTCGGATGTTGCCGCATTAAAAATCTTCCACATTGAAGAGAAGATCCCGCAATTGGAAGACATCTTTGTCGGCACAATTGTCCCGGAAGCCAATCGGTTATTTGACCAGGTAAATATTTTCTGGCGCCACGACCAGTCTATTTATGATCTGATTGAATCCATCGCCGGCGAGTATGACATGCTGCTATTTGGCGCTCCTTTAGCCAAGTCGGAGGTTCTGCCTTTTTACCGGCGGATCAAGGATATCTATCCCGGCAGCGTTACTATTGTGCGCTCTGCGGCAACCGACGATGAGGAGTTTGACGCCGGTGACCCGATTTTTAAATGGGTCAGGGAACGCACCTATGATGCCCATGATTTCTCGTTTCCTTCAGCATTGCGGAATTATAAACGCAAGCTGGGAAAAAAAGTATCGGTCATCCTGCCGGCTCTCAATGAAGAGAAGACTGTGGGCAAGGTCATCGAAACCGCTTTGGAAGTAAAGTCCAGCGGCATCATTGATGAAGTCATCCTCATCGACTCGGATTCAACTGATGATACCGCAGCCATCGGCAAATCCTACGGTATCCCGGTCTACAGTCATTCCCAGATCTGCTCCGATCTGGGGACCTATCGCGGCAAAGGAGAAGCCATGTTTAAGAGCGCCTTTGTGACTGACGCCGATATCCTGGCCTGGGTGGATACCGATATCGAAAACATCGTCCCCAGCTTTTTTTACGGTCTGCTGGGGCCGATTCTGACCTATCCGCAGATTGAGTTTGTCAAGGGTTATTTTGCCCGGCCTGTCAGGGTGGAATCCAGCGGAATTGAACTGGGAGGCGGCAGGGTGACAGAAATCTTCGCCCGCCCTTATATCAATCTGTACCTGCCGGAACTGTCAGGCTACATTCAGCCTCTTGCCGGTACGGTGGCTATTTATCGCCACCTGCTGGAAAAAATGTACCTGCCCACCAACTATGGCATTGAAATCGCCATGCTGGCTCAGGCGGTAAAACAGGTTGGTCTATGGGCAACCTGCCAGGTAAATCTGGGAGAAGTCATCCATAAATCCAAGGACGTGATCGGTTTAAGCGAAATGGCTTTCCAAATCCTGCAGGTCCTGCACGATATGAATATGAGTCAAAAAGGCGGCGCCGGAAAACCCTGCCAGCCTATGCTGCGGCGGGTATTCTCCACCCGGGGGCACTTTGAAATCAGCATTAAACGATTCAATATCTTTTGGCGTCAATTTAAATAG
- a CDS encoding M15 family metallopeptidase — translation MQWFSGQQCLKVMMTAAALLLLPPVYSLAAGSQQDLVKIQNIDPAIYIDMRYAGIHNFTGRQVYTANVCVLRRGTAEKLARANAEFAKRGFRLKIWDAYRPLSVQKIFWKLVPDRRYVANPQGNASRHNRGTAVDVTLVDEQGRELIMPSEFDDFSYRAQRDYPGISPFAQSNAAYLAEVMEQAGFRSLGSEWWHFDDADWTMYPVEDIPLENFL, via the coding sequence TTGCAGTGGTTCAGTGGTCAGCAATGCCTGAAAGTGATGATGACGGCGGCCGCCTTATTGTTATTGCCGCCGGTCTATTCGTTAGCGGCAGGGTCCCAGCAGGACCTGGTCAAGATACAGAATATTGATCCTGCGATCTATATTGATATGCGTTATGCCGGAATCCACAATTTTACCGGCAGACAGGTTTATACCGCGAACGTTTGTGTCCTGCGCCGGGGGACAGCCGAAAAGCTGGCCCGGGCCAATGCCGAATTTGCCAAACGGGGGTTCCGGCTTAAGATATGGGATGCATACCGCCCTTTATCCGTACAAAAAATTTTTTGGAAGCTGGTGCCGGATCGGCGTTATGTGGCCAATCCTCAGGGAAATGCTTCCCGGCATAACCGGGGAACCGCCGTGGATGTGACACTGGTTGATGAGCAAGGCCGTGAACTGATCATGCCTTCGGAGTTTGACGACTTTTCCTACCGGGCCCAGCGCGACTATCCCGGTATTTCTCCTTTTGCCCAGAGCAACGCAGCCTATTTGGCCGAAGTTATGGAACAAGCCGGCTTTCGCTCTCTGGGCAGCGAATGGTGGCATTTTGACGATGCTGACTGGACAATGTACCCGGTGGAGGATATTCCGCTGGAGAATTTTTTATGA
- a CDS encoding helix-turn-helix domain-containing protein has protein sequence MIGDTIRSLRDERGMTQEELAAAVGISAVAVQYYESNTWRPGMPVLVKMANHFGVLITDIVKHCSLYHDPETGDLVLLESLGNNSVKVYGTIKQSGIMQ, from the coding sequence ATGATTGGTGATACCATCCGCTCGTTGCGTGACGAGCGCGGTATGACGCAGGAAGAGTTGGCTGCGGCTGTAGGGATATCCGCTGTTGCAGTGCAGTATTACGAGTCGAATACATGGCGCCCCGGCATGCCGGTACTGGTAAAAATGGCGAACCATTTTGGCGTCTTGATTACAGATATTGTTAAGCATTGTTCGCTTTACCACGACCCGGAAACCGGCGACTTGGTCCTGCTGGAATCTCTGGGCAACAATAGTGTAAAAGTTTACGGCACGATTAAGCAATCCGGCATCATGCAATAA